Proteins encoded within one genomic window of Paramisgurnus dabryanus chromosome 13, PD_genome_1.1, whole genome shotgun sequence:
- the LOC135789043 gene encoding ATPase family AAA domain-containing protein 2-like isoform X1, translated as MVMLRGNGDMDSSAEFLSLNPPQRKSARLKKTHDDSLTSVDDSPVNGFLSVKEENSMRSRAQKGRHAVTFADMNGQTGKSPTKEEIKGKHLRKSPRFQTDGERSADEHTDEAESTPVTRNLRGRIQRQEDDSAVRRSSRITRYSHHARNQSVLYDRLITNTAEAVLQKMDDMQKMRRRLRSMDNEKENIRIYPGTKRKRITKSSESAQEESSDNHENEYSDHDEEDEEGEGEEEENDEEDEDEDEDEEDHGKRYDFRQRKAVVRYQAPLEEPKKQSIFFKRHSTPMRRRYSFSSAGPRSLYNNRRSTRRRHAIHSSDSTSSSSSDEEKFERRRSKSRNRSINRCLPMNLRKEDLLGIHKDRMKVGASLADVDPMQIDQTVRFDSIGGLGRHISALKEMLVFPLLYPEVFEKFKIQPPRGCLFYGPPGTGKTLVARALANECSQGEKKVAFFMRKGADCLSKWVGESERQLRLLFDQAYQMRPSIIFFDEIDGIAPVRSSRQDQIHSSIVSTLLALMDGLDSRGEVVVIGATNRLDSIDPALRRPGRFDREFLFSLPDREARRDILKIHTRQWDPPLSDAFLEELADKCVGYCGADIKAVCAEAALCALRRRYPQIYTSSQKLLLDVESINISGRDFLSAMRKIVPASQRAVASPAKALSPVIEPLLSSALSNAMEMLQKLFPHVEQSLKKNKHPEGMSGILEDLLLSEDEGSSMCITNKGQKTTGPVPSALHLSRSTQQQPTSFRPRLLLCGTSGSGQTSHLAPAILHALEKFTVYTLDIAVLYGVSSSTPEEACAKVFCEARRTAPSILYIPHIQQWWETVNSTLKATFISLLQDIPSFSPCLLLATCSYPHQTLYPEVQDLFHVEYGEVFNVPLPSRAERFRFFQDLILNQAAKAPTSKREAVLQALEVLPVAPAPPPRQLSEQEQQKLEEQEENTLRELRLFLRDVTNKLAQDKRFKAFTRPVDTEEVPDYTTVIKQPMDLSTVMSNIDLHKYDTVAAYLHDVDLIWKNALEYNPDKDPSDRLIRHRACALKDAVHVIIRDELDEDFEKICTDIKESRMKRGYTSSRFTPAFYHVLPKVSAPVEQKMSDPPPSNDVAPVATPTTMTTRHTGNNTASQKKKKRKNAWSKGFIRKKKQSSHLNSRDNTADSGDEEEDEEEDEEEDGKPAESEHAEKLNGTECMEVDGCARAKDPGESNSNTGVQNDHNTNDARQHDGAASEADRIVNGDAVQNSDATVGQNDVQPAESTKSKRAELSSEENAGTEFRLRRMTRGFKTQAEQQSLISVDAAMKILEQKNQPLIVDHNKLKELLERVVDMTEKYEVNRLEKLYALLCQSIYRHRKDYDKTALILEMTKEVENFF; from the exons ATGGTGATGCTGCGCGGTAACGGTGATATGGACTCGAGCGCGGAGTTTCTGTCCCTGAATCCACCTCAGAGAAAGTCCGCGCGGCTAAAAAAGACTCATGATGACAGTTTAACGAGTGTCGACGACAGTCCTGTTAAT GGATTTTTGTCTGTAAAGGAGGAAAACAGCATGAGGAGCAGAGCCCAGAAAGGAAGACATGCGGTCACCTTTGCTGATATGAATGGACAAACCGGCAAATCCCCTACAAAAGAGGAGATAAAAGGAAAGCATTTAAG GAAATCACCAAGATTTCAGACAGATGGAGAGAGATCTGCAGATGAACACACAG ATGAGGCAGAATCGACTCCAGTTACTAGGAACCTGCGAGGCCGGATTCAGAGGCAGGAGGACGACAGCGCTGTAAGACGCAGCTCCAGGATCACAAGATATAGCCATCATGCCAGGAACCAGTCGGTCCTTTATGACAGGCTCATTACAAA CACTGCAGAGGCTGTGCTTCAGAAGATGGATGACATGCAGAAAATGCGTCGACGGTTAAGGAGCATGGACAATGAGAAGGAG AACATAAGAATTTACCCTGGAACCAAGAGGAAGAGGATCACAAAATCTTCAGAGAGTGCACAAGAGGAGAGTTCTGACAACCACGAGAATG AATACAGTGATCATGACGAGGAGGATGAAGAAGGTGAGGGTGAGGAGGAAGAAAATGACGAAGAGGATGAGGATGAAGATGAGGATGAGGAAGACCATGGAAAACGCTATGATTTCAGACAAAGAAAAGCTGTTGTGCGCTACCAGGCGCCCCTTGAAG AGCCAAAGAAGCAGAGCATTTTTTTCAAACGTCACTCCACTCCGATGAGAAGAAGATATTCCTTTAGTTCTGCAGGTCCAAGGAGCCTGTACAATAACAGGAGGAGCACCAG GAGAAGACACGCCATCCACAGTAGTGACTCCACATCCTCTTCTTCCTCTGATGAAGAAAAATTTGAAAGACGAAGAAGCAAGAGTCGTAACAGGTCAATAAACAG ATGCCTTCCTATGAATTTACGGAAGGAGGACTTGTTGGGAATCCACAAGGATAGGATGAAAGTTGGAGCGAGTCTTGCAGATGTGGATCCAATGCAGATTGACCAAACG GTGCGCTTTGACAGCATCGGTGGTTTGGGCAGGCACATATCTGCGCTCAAAGAGATGCTTGTGTTTCCTTTGCTTTACCCTGAAGTTTTCGAGAAGTTTAAGATTCAACCTCCAAG GGGCTGTCTGTTTTATGGCCCTCCCGGGACAGGAAAGACTCTGGTTGCTCGAGCCTTGGCAAACGAGTGCAGTCAGGGTGAAAAGAAGGTGGCGTTCTTTATGAGAAAAGGGGCAGATTGCTTAAGCAAATGGGTGGGAGAATCTGAGCGACAGCTCCGGCTCCTGTTTGACCAG GCATACCAGATGCGTCCGTCAATTATTTTCTTTGATGAAATCGATGGCATCGCACCTGTTCGGTCCAGCCGACAAGACCAGATACACAG TTCCATTGTGTCCACACTGCTGGCTTTAATGGATGGTTTGGACAGTCGTGGCGAGGTGGTTGTTATCGGCGCCACTAACCGTCTGGACTCCATAGATCCTGCTCTCAGACGACCCGGACGATTCGACAGAGAGTTTCTCTTCAGCTTACCTGATAGAGAG GCTCGTAGAGATATTTTGAAGATCCATACGAGGCAGTGGGACCCGCCGCTGTCTGATGCATTTCTTGAGGAGCTGGCTGACAAATGTGTTG GTTACTGTGGCGCAGACATCAAAGCTGTGTGCGCAGAAGCAGCTCTGTGTGCCCTTCGTAGACGTTACCCACAGATCTACACTTCCTCTCAGAAACTCCTGCTGGACGTGGAGTCCATCAACATTAGTGGCCGGGACTTCCTGTCAGCCATGAGGAAAATAGTTCCAGCCTCTCAAAGAGCGGTGGCCTCTCCAGCGAAAGCTCTTTCACCTGTAATTGAACCCCTGCTCAGCTCTGCCCTCAGTAATGCCATGGAGATGCTGCAAAAACTTTTTCCTCATGTAGAGCAGAGCCTCAAGAAGAACAAACACCCTG AGGGCATGTCTGGCATCTTAGAAGATCTACTACTGAGTGAAGATGAGGGGTCTTCTATGTGCATCACTAATAAAGGCCAGAAGACCACTGGACCTGTACCATCTGCACTCCATCTGAGCAG AAGCACCCAGCAGCAGCCCACCTCATTCAGACCCAGACTGCTGCTCTGTGGGACATCAGGCTCTGGTCAGACTTCACATTTGGCTCCTGCTATTCTTCATGCTCTCGAGAAGTTCACGGTGTATACACTTGACATAGCTGTACTGTATGGGGTCAGTTCCTCCACACCAGAGGAGGCTTGTGCGAAG GTTTTCTGTGAGGCGAGGAGAACGGCTCCCAGCATTCTGTATATTCCTCACATCCAGCAATGGTGGGAAACCGTGAACTCCACGTTGAAGGCCACATTCATCAGTCTCCTGCAGGACATCCCATCATTCTCCCCCTGCCTCCTGCTTGCCACGTGCAGCTACCCTCACCAGACACTTTATCCTGAG GTGCAGGACCTCTTTCATGTTGAGTACGGTGAAGTATTCAACGTTCCACTTCCTTCTCGAGCAGAGAGGTTTAGATTCTTTCAGGATCTTATTTTAAATCAAGCTGCGAAAGCCCCAACATCTAAAAGAGAAGCGG TGCTCCAGGCACTAGAGGTGCTACCAGTAGCCCCTGCACCTCCTCCCCGTCAGCTCTCTGAACAGGAGCAGCAAAAGCTAGAAGAACAGGAAGAGAACACGCTTCGGGAACTCCGCCTCTTCTTGCGGGATGTCACTAACAAACTGGCACAGGACAAACGCTTCAAGGCCTTCACAAGGCCAGTAGACACAGAGGAG GTTCCTGATTACACTACAGTCATCAAACAGCCCATGGACCTATCCACCGTTATGTCCAATATCGACCTGCACAAATATGACACGGTGGCTGCTTACCTGCACGATGTGGATCTGATCTGGAAAAATGCCCTTGAATACAACCCAGACAAAGACCCCTCAG ATCGGCTTATAAGGCACCGTGCTTGCGCTCTCAAGGACGCTGTGCATGTCATAATCAGAGACGAGTTGGATGAGGACTTTGAGAAGATCTGCACCGATATCAAGGAGTCACGCATGAAACGAG GCTACACCTCCTCTCGGTTCACTCCTGCTTTCTACCACGTGCTGCCAAAGGTCTCTGCACCAGTGGAACAGAAGATGAGCGATCCACCACCCAGTAATGATGTTGCACCTGTGGCAACTCCAACAACAATGACAACACGTCACACTGGAAATAATACAG CTTCACAAAAGAAAAAGAAGAGAAAGAATGCATGGTCAAAGGGCTTTATCCGCAAAAAGAAGCAATCCTCACATTTGAACTCTAGAGACAACACAGCCGATTCAGGGGACGAAGAGGAGGATGAAGAGGAAGATGAGGAGGAAGATGGAAAACCAGCCGAGAGTGAACATGCAGAGAAATTAAATGGTACAGAATGTATGGAGGTCGATGGCTGTGCTCGTGCCAAAGACCCAGGAGAATCAAATTCAAACACTGGAGTGCAAAATGATCACAACACTAACGATGCAAGACAACATGATGGTGCTGCTTCTGAAGCGGACAGAATCGTGAATGGAGATGCTGTCCAGAATAGTGATGCCACAGTCGGCCAAAATGACGTCCAACCAGCTGAGAGCACCAAGTCGAAAAGGGCAGAGCTGAGTTCAGAAGAAAACGCAGGAACAG AGTTCAGACTTAGGAGGATGACGAGAGGTTTTAAGACCCAGGCTGAACAGCAGAGTCTCATCAGTGTGGATGCTGCCATGAAGATCCTAGAGCAGAAGAATCAGCCTCTTATTGTGGATCACAACAAGCTGAAa GAACTTCTAGAAAGAGTTGTGGACATGACAGAGAAATATGAGGTCAATCGTCTAGAGAAGCTTTATGCTCTGTTGTGCCAGAGcatttacagacacagaaaagaCTATGACAAAACTGCACTTATTCTG GAGATGACAAAAGAAGTTGAAAATTTCTTCTAG
- the LOC135789043 gene encoding ATPase family AAA domain-containing protein 2-like isoform X2: MVMLRGNGDMDSSAEFLSLNPPQRKSARLKKTHDDSLTSVDDSPVNEENSMRSRAQKGRHAVTFADMNGQTGKSPTKEEIKGKHLRKSPRFQTDGERSADEHTDEAESTPVTRNLRGRIQRQEDDSAVRRSSRITRYSHHARNQSVLYDRLITNTAEAVLQKMDDMQKMRRRLRSMDNEKENIRIYPGTKRKRITKSSESAQEESSDNHENEYSDHDEEDEEGEGEEEENDEEDEDEDEDEEDHGKRYDFRQRKAVVRYQAPLEEPKKQSIFFKRHSTPMRRRYSFSSAGPRSLYNNRRSTRRRHAIHSSDSTSSSSSDEEKFERRRSKSRNRSINRCLPMNLRKEDLLGIHKDRMKVGASLADVDPMQIDQTVRFDSIGGLGRHISALKEMLVFPLLYPEVFEKFKIQPPRGCLFYGPPGTGKTLVARALANECSQGEKKVAFFMRKGADCLSKWVGESERQLRLLFDQAYQMRPSIIFFDEIDGIAPVRSSRQDQIHSSIVSTLLALMDGLDSRGEVVVIGATNRLDSIDPALRRPGRFDREFLFSLPDREARRDILKIHTRQWDPPLSDAFLEELADKCVGYCGADIKAVCAEAALCALRRRYPQIYTSSQKLLLDVESINISGRDFLSAMRKIVPASQRAVASPAKALSPVIEPLLSSALSNAMEMLQKLFPHVEQSLKKNKHPEGMSGILEDLLLSEDEGSSMCITNKGQKTTGPVPSALHLSRSTQQQPTSFRPRLLLCGTSGSGQTSHLAPAILHALEKFTVYTLDIAVLYGVSSSTPEEACAKVFCEARRTAPSILYIPHIQQWWETVNSTLKATFISLLQDIPSFSPCLLLATCSYPHQTLYPEVQDLFHVEYGEVFNVPLPSRAERFRFFQDLILNQAAKAPTSKREAVLQALEVLPVAPAPPPRQLSEQEQQKLEEQEENTLRELRLFLRDVTNKLAQDKRFKAFTRPVDTEEVPDYTTVIKQPMDLSTVMSNIDLHKYDTVAAYLHDVDLIWKNALEYNPDKDPSDRLIRHRACALKDAVHVIIRDELDEDFEKICTDIKESRMKRGYTSSRFTPAFYHVLPKVSAPVEQKMSDPPPSNDVAPVATPTTMTTRHTGNNTASQKKKKRKNAWSKGFIRKKKQSSHLNSRDNTADSGDEEEDEEEDEEEDGKPAESEHAEKLNGTECMEVDGCARAKDPGESNSNTGVQNDHNTNDARQHDGAASEADRIVNGDAVQNSDATVGQNDVQPAESTKSKRAELSSEENAGTEFRLRRMTRGFKTQAEQQSLISVDAAMKILEQKNQPLIVDHNKLKELLERVVDMTEKYEVNRLEKLYALLCQSIYRHRKDYDKTALILEMTKEVENFF, encoded by the exons ATGGTGATGCTGCGCGGTAACGGTGATATGGACTCGAGCGCGGAGTTTCTGTCCCTGAATCCACCTCAGAGAAAGTCCGCGCGGCTAAAAAAGACTCATGATGACAGTTTAACGAGTGTCGACGACAGTCCTGTTAAT GAGGAAAACAGCATGAGGAGCAGAGCCCAGAAAGGAAGACATGCGGTCACCTTTGCTGATATGAATGGACAAACCGGCAAATCCCCTACAAAAGAGGAGATAAAAGGAAAGCATTTAAG GAAATCACCAAGATTTCAGACAGATGGAGAGAGATCTGCAGATGAACACACAG ATGAGGCAGAATCGACTCCAGTTACTAGGAACCTGCGAGGCCGGATTCAGAGGCAGGAGGACGACAGCGCTGTAAGACGCAGCTCCAGGATCACAAGATATAGCCATCATGCCAGGAACCAGTCGGTCCTTTATGACAGGCTCATTACAAA CACTGCAGAGGCTGTGCTTCAGAAGATGGATGACATGCAGAAAATGCGTCGACGGTTAAGGAGCATGGACAATGAGAAGGAG AACATAAGAATTTACCCTGGAACCAAGAGGAAGAGGATCACAAAATCTTCAGAGAGTGCACAAGAGGAGAGTTCTGACAACCACGAGAATG AATACAGTGATCATGACGAGGAGGATGAAGAAGGTGAGGGTGAGGAGGAAGAAAATGACGAAGAGGATGAGGATGAAGATGAGGATGAGGAAGACCATGGAAAACGCTATGATTTCAGACAAAGAAAAGCTGTTGTGCGCTACCAGGCGCCCCTTGAAG AGCCAAAGAAGCAGAGCATTTTTTTCAAACGTCACTCCACTCCGATGAGAAGAAGATATTCCTTTAGTTCTGCAGGTCCAAGGAGCCTGTACAATAACAGGAGGAGCACCAG GAGAAGACACGCCATCCACAGTAGTGACTCCACATCCTCTTCTTCCTCTGATGAAGAAAAATTTGAAAGACGAAGAAGCAAGAGTCGTAACAGGTCAATAAACAG ATGCCTTCCTATGAATTTACGGAAGGAGGACTTGTTGGGAATCCACAAGGATAGGATGAAAGTTGGAGCGAGTCTTGCAGATGTGGATCCAATGCAGATTGACCAAACG GTGCGCTTTGACAGCATCGGTGGTTTGGGCAGGCACATATCTGCGCTCAAAGAGATGCTTGTGTTTCCTTTGCTTTACCCTGAAGTTTTCGAGAAGTTTAAGATTCAACCTCCAAG GGGCTGTCTGTTTTATGGCCCTCCCGGGACAGGAAAGACTCTGGTTGCTCGAGCCTTGGCAAACGAGTGCAGTCAGGGTGAAAAGAAGGTGGCGTTCTTTATGAGAAAAGGGGCAGATTGCTTAAGCAAATGGGTGGGAGAATCTGAGCGACAGCTCCGGCTCCTGTTTGACCAG GCATACCAGATGCGTCCGTCAATTATTTTCTTTGATGAAATCGATGGCATCGCACCTGTTCGGTCCAGCCGACAAGACCAGATACACAG TTCCATTGTGTCCACACTGCTGGCTTTAATGGATGGTTTGGACAGTCGTGGCGAGGTGGTTGTTATCGGCGCCACTAACCGTCTGGACTCCATAGATCCTGCTCTCAGACGACCCGGACGATTCGACAGAGAGTTTCTCTTCAGCTTACCTGATAGAGAG GCTCGTAGAGATATTTTGAAGATCCATACGAGGCAGTGGGACCCGCCGCTGTCTGATGCATTTCTTGAGGAGCTGGCTGACAAATGTGTTG GTTACTGTGGCGCAGACATCAAAGCTGTGTGCGCAGAAGCAGCTCTGTGTGCCCTTCGTAGACGTTACCCACAGATCTACACTTCCTCTCAGAAACTCCTGCTGGACGTGGAGTCCATCAACATTAGTGGCCGGGACTTCCTGTCAGCCATGAGGAAAATAGTTCCAGCCTCTCAAAGAGCGGTGGCCTCTCCAGCGAAAGCTCTTTCACCTGTAATTGAACCCCTGCTCAGCTCTGCCCTCAGTAATGCCATGGAGATGCTGCAAAAACTTTTTCCTCATGTAGAGCAGAGCCTCAAGAAGAACAAACACCCTG AGGGCATGTCTGGCATCTTAGAAGATCTACTACTGAGTGAAGATGAGGGGTCTTCTATGTGCATCACTAATAAAGGCCAGAAGACCACTGGACCTGTACCATCTGCACTCCATCTGAGCAG AAGCACCCAGCAGCAGCCCACCTCATTCAGACCCAGACTGCTGCTCTGTGGGACATCAGGCTCTGGTCAGACTTCACATTTGGCTCCTGCTATTCTTCATGCTCTCGAGAAGTTCACGGTGTATACACTTGACATAGCTGTACTGTATGGGGTCAGTTCCTCCACACCAGAGGAGGCTTGTGCGAAG GTTTTCTGTGAGGCGAGGAGAACGGCTCCCAGCATTCTGTATATTCCTCACATCCAGCAATGGTGGGAAACCGTGAACTCCACGTTGAAGGCCACATTCATCAGTCTCCTGCAGGACATCCCATCATTCTCCCCCTGCCTCCTGCTTGCCACGTGCAGCTACCCTCACCAGACACTTTATCCTGAG GTGCAGGACCTCTTTCATGTTGAGTACGGTGAAGTATTCAACGTTCCACTTCCTTCTCGAGCAGAGAGGTTTAGATTCTTTCAGGATCTTATTTTAAATCAAGCTGCGAAAGCCCCAACATCTAAAAGAGAAGCGG TGCTCCAGGCACTAGAGGTGCTACCAGTAGCCCCTGCACCTCCTCCCCGTCAGCTCTCTGAACAGGAGCAGCAAAAGCTAGAAGAACAGGAAGAGAACACGCTTCGGGAACTCCGCCTCTTCTTGCGGGATGTCACTAACAAACTGGCACAGGACAAACGCTTCAAGGCCTTCACAAGGCCAGTAGACACAGAGGAG GTTCCTGATTACACTACAGTCATCAAACAGCCCATGGACCTATCCACCGTTATGTCCAATATCGACCTGCACAAATATGACACGGTGGCTGCTTACCTGCACGATGTGGATCTGATCTGGAAAAATGCCCTTGAATACAACCCAGACAAAGACCCCTCAG ATCGGCTTATAAGGCACCGTGCTTGCGCTCTCAAGGACGCTGTGCATGTCATAATCAGAGACGAGTTGGATGAGGACTTTGAGAAGATCTGCACCGATATCAAGGAGTCACGCATGAAACGAG GCTACACCTCCTCTCGGTTCACTCCTGCTTTCTACCACGTGCTGCCAAAGGTCTCTGCACCAGTGGAACAGAAGATGAGCGATCCACCACCCAGTAATGATGTTGCACCTGTGGCAACTCCAACAACAATGACAACACGTCACACTGGAAATAATACAG CTTCACAAAAGAAAAAGAAGAGAAAGAATGCATGGTCAAAGGGCTTTATCCGCAAAAAGAAGCAATCCTCACATTTGAACTCTAGAGACAACACAGCCGATTCAGGGGACGAAGAGGAGGATGAAGAGGAAGATGAGGAGGAAGATGGAAAACCAGCCGAGAGTGAACATGCAGAGAAATTAAATGGTACAGAATGTATGGAGGTCGATGGCTGTGCTCGTGCCAAAGACCCAGGAGAATCAAATTCAAACACTGGAGTGCAAAATGATCACAACACTAACGATGCAAGACAACATGATGGTGCTGCTTCTGAAGCGGACAGAATCGTGAATGGAGATGCTGTCCAGAATAGTGATGCCACAGTCGGCCAAAATGACGTCCAACCAGCTGAGAGCACCAAGTCGAAAAGGGCAGAGCTGAGTTCAGAAGAAAACGCAGGAACAG AGTTCAGACTTAGGAGGATGACGAGAGGTTTTAAGACCCAGGCTGAACAGCAGAGTCTCATCAGTGTGGATGCTGCCATGAAGATCCTAGAGCAGAAGAATCAGCCTCTTATTGTGGATCACAACAAGCTGAAa GAACTTCTAGAAAGAGTTGTGGACATGACAGAGAAATATGAGGTCAATCGTCTAGAGAAGCTTTATGCTCTGTTGTGCCAGAGcatttacagacacagaaaagaCTATGACAAAACTGCACTTATTCTG GAGATGACAAAAGAAGTTGAAAATTTCTTCTAG
- the LOC135789052 gene encoding zinc fingers and homeoboxes protein 1-like translates to MSSRRKSTTPCMVLPSDVIDQDPDMEALEGNDGAESMADGPMEGAVVPMETETEYDGCHFSSEDCRSSGKSSGQTSLEQPVSNLTAESGCVQTEMEDSDDPSVTGISLSKTPIMKMKSKSEPKRIAMSLKGSSESEIVPESEMELEPLEASVMGSSMTGELMSPLLTESVKPSVLVNISNPVVADQKKLIMNPATVLPAGLAQVLSALQAQQNAQAQLLIPVSSIPTYNAAMDTNAVLINTYKKFPYPSVAEIMGLSAQTKFSEEQIKIWFSAQRLKHGVSWTPEEVEEARRKQFNGTVHTVPQTITVIPAHHLSTTNGLQSILQTCQIVGQPGLVLTQVGTANSLPVSTPITLTVAGMPIQSQTPKFTTNQTSPALSETKRATTIQPPSLTPQENSALSADHFGLRPKKSKEQLAELKASYLKNQFASDAEIARLMKLTNLTKGEIKKWFSDTRYNQRNSKNSHAFLASDHPRSNSSTTIVIDSSDETPQSPTPSPIKEKETRAKTWNTFPDFTLQKFKEKTPEQLVVLEESFQKCDTPTDEELSRLRAETKLTRREIDAWFTEKRKTPAADSLEGKADGETSQKKRSQTPPGGKRLSKEKVSKKTPEQLHVLKTAFVRTQWPSAEEYDQLAEESGLPRSYIVNWFGDTRYAWKNGNLKWYFYYQSGNVNGNKNRKRRIRNRGWGRSRTRKPKKSTETEKSLPIKFKSGRDILKEYYLKHKFLNEQDLDELVAKSNMSYEQVREWFAEIHRKEEMGTNPFEDKMGSVDADEDEDESQGENERAAEEQGPSAMGEDDGDDDDEDTDDSDSWEPPHSVRKALSASEDQ, encoded by the exons ATGTCAAGTCGAAGGAAATCCACAACGCCCTGCATGGTGCTTCCGTCAGATGTCATAGACCAAGATCCAGACATGGAGGCCCTGGAAGGGAATGATGGAGCTGAGAGTATGGCAGACGGTCCTATGGAGGGAGCAGTAGTTCCCATGGAAACAGAGACGG AGTATGATGGGTGCCATTTCTCAAGTGAAGACTGTCGTTCTTCAGGAAAAAGCTCAGGTCAGACATCACTAGAGCAGCCAGTCTCTAATCTGACTGCCGAGAGTGGTTGTGTGCAGACAGAAATGGAAGATAGTGATGATCCCTCAGTTACTGGCATTTCTCTCAGCAAGACTCCTATAATGAAAATGAAAAGCAAGTCTGAACCCAAGAGAATAGCCATGTCTCTGAAAGGCAGTAGCGAAAGTGAAATAGTGCCTGAAAGTGAGATGGAACTGGAGCCGTTGGAAGCGTCTGTGATGGGCTCGTCCATGACAGGAGAGCTAATGAGTCCACTGCTCACTGAATCCGTAAAGCCCAGCGTCCTTGTCAATATTTCAAATCCTGTGGTAGCGGATCAAAAGAAGCTGATAATGAACCCTGCAACGGTTCTTCCGGCCGGCCTGGCTCAGGTACTTTCCGCCTTGCAGGCCCAGCAGAACGCCCAAGCCCAACTACTCATACCCGTGAGCAGTATTCCCACCTACAATGCCGCCATGGACACAAATGCAGTCCTGATCAACACTTACAAGAAGTTTCCTTACCCATCAGTGGCTGAGATCATGGGACTTTCCGCCCAGACCAAGTTCAGCGAGGAGCAGATAAAGATCTGGTTTTCTGCTCAGCGTTTGAAGCACGGAGTCAGCTGGACCCCGGAGGAGGTTGAAGAAGCAAGAAGGAAGCAATTTAACGGCACAGTTCACACCGTACCCCAGACCATCACAGTCATCCCGGCCCATCATCTGTCCACCACTAATGGCCTGCAGTCCATTCTTCAGACCTGCCAGATTGTGGGGCAGCCAGGTTTGGTTTTGACACAAGTCGGCACGGCAAACAGCCTCCCAGTCAGCACCCCAATAACCTTGACCGTTGCAGGGATGCCCATTCAAAGCCAGACGCCCAAGTTCACAACCAATCAGACAAGTCCTGCCCTTAGTGAAACAAAAAGAGCAACCACAATCCAGCCACCATCGTTGACGCCTCAGGAGAACTCTGCTCTCAGTGCAGACCACTTCGGCCTGCGACCTAAGAAATCTAAGGAACAGCTGGCTGAATTGAAAGCTAGCTATCTGAAGAATCAGTTTGCGTCTGATGCTGAGATAGCTAGACTAATGAAGTTAACGAATCTAACTAAAGGAGAAATTAAGAAGTGGTTCAGCGACACTCGATACAACCAGCGCAATTCTAAGAACAGCCATGCTTTCCTTGCTAGTGACCATCCCAGGAGTAATAGCAGCACCACCATTGTCATCGATTCTAGTGATGAAACGCCCCAGTCTCCAACGCCATCGCCCATCAAGGAGAAGGAGACGAGGGCCAAGACCTGGAACACATTTCCAGACTTTACTCTTCAGAAGTTTAAAGAAAAGACCCCAGAGCAATTGGTGGTCCTAGAGGAAAGCTTTCAGAAATGTGACACACCAACTGATGAAGAGCTCAGTAGATTAAGAGCGGAGACGAAGCTCACCAGGCGAGAAATTGACGCCTGGTTCACAGAAAAGAGGAAAACCCCGGCAGCCGATTCCCTGGAGGGAAAAGCAGATGGTGAAACGTCCCAGAAAAAACGCAGCCAGACTCCACCGGGTGGGAAAAGACTGAGCAAAGAAAAGGTTAGTAAGAAAACTCCAGAGCAGTTACATGTTCTCAAAACTGCTTTTGTTCGCACCCAGTGGCCTTCGGCTGAAGAATACGATCAGTTGGCTGAAGAAAGTGGACTGCCTCGTTCCTACATCGTCAATTGGTTTGGTGACACGCGCTACGCCTGGAAAAACGGCAATTTGAAGTGGTATTTTTACTATCAGAGCGGTAACGTGAATGGCAACAAAAACAGAAAGCGAAGGATTCGAAATCGGGGTTGGGGAAGAAGCCGTACTAGAAAACCGAAGAAGTCCACAGAAACGGAGAAGTCGCTGCCGATCAAGTTCAAGTCTGGAAGAGATATTTTGAAGGAGTACTATTTAAAGCACAAGTTCCTGAACGAACAAGACTTGGATGAGCTTGTCGCCAAGTCTAACATGAGCTATGAGCAGGTGAGAGAGTGGTTTGCTGAGATCCATCGGAAGGAGGAAATGGGTACCAACCCATTTGAAGATAAAATGGGAAGTGTAGATGCAGATGAGGATGAAGATGAGTCACAGGGTGAAAATGAAAGGGCCGCTGAGGAGCAAGGACCTTCCGCCATGGGAGAAGACGATGGAGACGATGATGATGAGGACACGGATGATAGCGATTCCTGGGAGCCTCCACATAGCGTTCGAAAAGCATTGTCGGCATCTGAGGATCAGTGA